A window of the Longimicrobium sp. genome harbors these coding sequences:
- a CDS encoding cation:proton antiporter regulatory subunit, which produces MEVKEHDLPGVGKKFACTTRGGDRLTVIIHNTGHREVYLFERGEDFPAAAVRMDDAEARKLGAILGGAYFQPTPAESMDLILDQLAVEWMKVRPGSPLEGQTIGEAAVRKRTGASIIAVLRGGRAVPNPQPDERIAAGDTLVVVGDREQVGRLGALLRGG; this is translated from the coding sequence ATGGAGGTCAAGGAGCACGACCTGCCGGGGGTGGGGAAGAAGTTCGCCTGCACCACCCGCGGCGGCGACCGGCTGACCGTCATCATCCACAACACGGGGCACCGCGAGGTCTACCTCTTCGAGCGGGGGGAGGACTTCCCCGCCGCCGCGGTGCGCATGGACGACGCCGAAGCGCGCAAGCTGGGGGCGATCCTGGGCGGCGCCTACTTCCAGCCCACGCCGGCGGAGTCGATGGACCTGATCCTCGACCAGCTGGCCGTGGAGTGGATGAAGGTGCGCCCCGGCTCGCCGCTGGAGGGGCAGACCATCGGCGAGGCGGCGGTGCGCAAGCGCACGGGGGCCAGCATCATCGCCGTGCTGCGCGGCGGGCGGGCGGTGCCCAACCCGCAGCCCGACGAGCGGATCGCGGCCGGCGACACGCTGGTGGTGGTGGGCGACCGCGAGCAGGTGGGGCGCCTGGGCGCGCTGCTGCGCGGCGGCTGA
- a CDS encoding nuclear transport factor 2 family protein: protein MRDRTRPRRLAPAALALVHAACDPPPPVPRSDARAEVEAQYERLAEAIRRNDLEAILALQAPDFTSRNPNGQAFDYAAMEDYTRRMTSAIDSVIHIRNRIREFTLRGDTAVADVCQELSRIQRIGDSPRRVDTSALQTETWVRRPEGWRRRHVENVRGLRWFVEGVRVEPGRPYAPGAPEYRPDPDPPTGCGLR, encoded by the coding sequence ATGAGAGACCGGACCCGCCCCCGCCGCCTCGCGCCCGCCGCGCTCGCGCTCGTCCACGCCGCGTGCGATCCCCCGCCGCCCGTGCCCAGATCGGACGCCCGCGCGGAGGTCGAGGCGCAGTACGAGCGCCTGGCCGAGGCGATCCGGCGGAACGACCTGGAGGCGATCCTGGCCCTGCAGGCGCCGGACTTCACCTCGCGCAACCCGAACGGGCAGGCGTTCGACTATGCGGCGATGGAGGACTACACGCGGCGGATGACCTCTGCCATCGACTCCGTGATCCACATCCGCAACCGCATCCGCGAGTTCACCCTGCGCGGCGACACCGCGGTGGCCGACGTGTGCCAGGAGCTCTCGCGCATCCAGCGCATCGGCGACAGCCCGCGCCGCGTAGACACCAGCGCGCTGCAGACCGAGACCTGGGTGCGCCGCCCCGAAGGCTGGCGCCGCCGCCACGTCGAGAACGTCCGCGGCCTGCGCTGGTTCGTCGAAGGCGTCCGCGTCGAGCCCGGCCGGCCCTACGCCCCCGGCGCGCCGGAATACCGCCCCGACCCCGATCCCCCGACCGGCTGCGGCCTGCGGTGA
- a CDS encoding efflux RND transporter permease subunit encodes MFLSDVSIRRPVFATMMMVALVVLGVVSYRRLAIDEYPDVTYPIVVAQTAYPGASPEVVEREVSRPIEEALNTVQGIKEVASTSLEGSSLVRVQLELGVNVAEAQQDVQAKVARLRRQLPPGIEDPVILRFDPNERPIMSIALQSSERPLRELTNIADEVVSTRFEAIPGVGGVNVVGGARREIKAQLDPAAMRAYGISPQQVMQALQRENQDVPAGRVRRGEQERLVRVSGRIDDPLAFNDVVVAVRDGVPVRLRDVGSVVDGSAERRSAAFMNDVPAVAIDILKVAGTNTVEVADRVRLASAELERTLPEDVKLSVIRDDSRRIRASLDSVQHELALGAVLTILIIYLFLNSWRSTVITGLALPISIISAFFVMWLFDFTVNTMTLLALALSIGLLIDDAIVVRENIVRHLEMGKDHHTAAREGTSEIGLAVVSTTLAVMAVFIPVAFMGGMIGKIFFQFGVTVAFAVLVSLFVSFTLDPMLSSIWPDPEVEARVHGREGVTPARRTRNPVVRFAHWFNGRFEAVAERYPRWLSWALGHRVKVLVGAVLSIGLAAFLLPRLGFTWMPDFDGGEFNVGYRVPPGSRLEYTIEKGRELDRFLRSQPEVAYTYMSIGGGFRGTPSNGQIFVKLKEKNERERSQADIQDALRGELRRVPGVRANITGTPTIFGGRGQPIQVNVQGPEFNTLKLAANQVLDALENVEGIAEPNSQQEEEVPQLDVVVDRQRAWAAGLGIQSIGQTLQPLFTGQRATRWEDPQGYSHDVIVVYPDSLRTSAGDVGNIPVASSNVDPDSRQPAMIPLSEVADVRAGTSPVSIERRSLERQVSVSAGVLPGHSVGDVANDAREAIDRVGLPPGYRAVFTGDVQNLEETKGYVGAALLLAVVFIYLILASLFGSFFQPLAIMLALPLSFLGVALALWLTKGNLNVMTMIGIVMLMGLVTKNGILLVDFVNHERERGVPRTEAVLTSARVRVRPIIMTTMAMIFGMIPLALALGEGSEQRAPMAHAVIGGLITSTLLTLFVVPVVYTLLDDGIAWVRAKLGGRRPAAVHVPARPTPAPKREPETIAAD; translated from the coding sequence ATGTTCCTCTCCGACGTATCGATCCGCCGGCCGGTGTTCGCCACCATGATGATGGTGGCGCTCGTCGTCCTCGGCGTCGTCAGCTACCGGCGTCTCGCCATCGACGAGTACCCGGACGTCACCTACCCGATCGTGGTGGCGCAGACCGCCTACCCCGGCGCTTCCCCCGAGGTGGTGGAGCGCGAGGTGAGCCGCCCGATCGAGGAGGCGCTCAACACCGTGCAGGGGATCAAGGAGGTCGCCTCGACGTCGCTCGAGGGGAGCTCCCTGGTGCGCGTGCAGCTGGAGCTGGGCGTGAACGTGGCCGAGGCGCAGCAGGACGTGCAGGCCAAGGTGGCCCGCCTCCGCCGCCAGCTCCCGCCGGGGATCGAGGACCCGGTGATCCTGCGCTTCGACCCCAACGAGCGGCCGATCATGTCGATCGCGCTGCAGAGCTCCGAGCGGCCGCTCCGTGAGCTCACCAACATCGCCGACGAGGTGGTGTCGACCCGCTTCGAGGCCATCCCCGGCGTGGGCGGCGTGAACGTGGTGGGCGGGGCGCGGCGCGAGATCAAGGCGCAGCTCGACCCGGCCGCCATGCGCGCCTACGGGATCAGCCCGCAGCAGGTGATGCAGGCGCTGCAGCGCGAGAACCAGGACGTCCCCGCCGGCCGCGTGCGCCGCGGCGAGCAGGAGCGCCTGGTGCGCGTCTCGGGCCGCATCGACGACCCGCTGGCCTTCAACGACGTGGTGGTGGCCGTGCGCGACGGCGTCCCCGTGCGCCTGCGCGACGTGGGGAGCGTGGTGGACGGCTCGGCCGAGCGGCGCAGCGCCGCCTTCATGAACGACGTCCCCGCGGTGGCCATCGACATCCTCAAGGTGGCGGGGACCAACACGGTGGAGGTGGCCGACCGGGTGCGCCTGGCCTCGGCCGAGCTGGAGCGGACGCTCCCGGAGGACGTGAAGCTGTCGGTGATCCGCGACGACTCGCGGCGCATCCGCGCCTCGCTGGACTCGGTGCAGCACGAGCTGGCGCTGGGCGCGGTGCTCACCATCCTCATCATCTACCTGTTCCTGAACTCCTGGCGCTCCACGGTCATCACCGGCCTGGCGCTGCCCATCAGCATCATCTCGGCGTTCTTCGTGATGTGGCTGTTCGACTTCACGGTGAACACCATGACGCTGCTGGCGCTGGCGCTCTCCATCGGCCTCCTGATCGACGACGCCATCGTGGTGCGCGAGAACATCGTGCGCCACCTGGAGATGGGGAAGGACCACCACACCGCCGCGCGCGAGGGGACCAGCGAGATCGGCCTGGCCGTGGTCTCCACCACGCTGGCGGTGATGGCGGTGTTCATCCCGGTGGCCTTCATGGGCGGGATGATCGGGAAGATCTTCTTCCAGTTCGGCGTGACGGTGGCGTTCGCGGTGCTGGTGTCGCTCTTCGTCTCCTTCACCCTGGACCCGATGCTCTCCAGCATCTGGCCCGACCCCGAGGTGGAGGCGCGGGTGCACGGGCGCGAGGGGGTGACGCCCGCGCGGCGGACGCGGAACCCCGTGGTGCGCTTCGCCCACTGGTTCAACGGCCGCTTCGAGGCGGTGGCCGAGCGCTACCCGCGGTGGCTGAGCTGGGCGCTGGGGCACCGGGTGAAGGTGCTGGTGGGCGCGGTGCTCTCCATCGGGCTGGCGGCGTTCCTCCTGCCGCGGCTGGGCTTCACCTGGATGCCCGACTTCGACGGCGGCGAGTTCAACGTGGGCTACCGGGTGCCGCCGGGGTCGCGGCTGGAGTACACTATCGAGAAGGGGCGCGAGCTCGACCGCTTCCTGCGCTCACAGCCGGAGGTGGCCTACACCTACATGTCGATCGGCGGCGGCTTCCGGGGCACGCCCAGCAACGGGCAGATCTTCGTGAAGCTGAAGGAGAAGAACGAGCGTGAGCGCTCGCAGGCCGACATCCAGGACGCGCTGCGCGGCGAGCTGCGGCGCGTCCCCGGGGTGCGGGCCAACATCACGGGGACCCCGACGATCTTCGGCGGGCGCGGGCAGCCGATCCAGGTGAACGTGCAGGGGCCGGAGTTCAACACCCTCAAGCTGGCGGCCAACCAGGTGCTGGACGCGCTGGAGAACGTGGAGGGGATCGCCGAGCCGAACAGCCAGCAGGAGGAGGAGGTCCCGCAGCTGGACGTGGTGGTGGACCGGCAGCGCGCCTGGGCGGCGGGGCTGGGGATCCAGAGCATCGGCCAGACGCTGCAGCCGCTCTTCACCGGGCAGCGCGCCACGCGCTGGGAGGACCCGCAGGGGTACTCGCACGACGTGATCGTGGTGTACCCCGACAGTTTGCGCACCTCGGCGGGCGACGTGGGGAACATCCCGGTGGCCAGCAGCAACGTGGACCCCGATTCGCGCCAGCCGGCGATGATCCCGCTCAGCGAGGTGGCCGACGTGCGCGCCGGCACCAGCCCGGTGTCGATCGAGCGGCGCAGCCTGGAGCGGCAGGTCTCGGTCTCGGCCGGGGTGCTCCCCGGGCACAGCGTGGGCGACGTGGCCAACGACGCGCGCGAGGCGATCGACCGGGTGGGGCTGCCGCCGGGGTACCGCGCGGTGTTCACCGGCGACGTGCAGAACCTGGAGGAGACCAAGGGCTACGTGGGGGCGGCGCTCCTGCTGGCGGTGGTGTTCATCTACCTGATCCTGGCCTCGCTCTTCGGCTCGTTCTTCCAGCCGCTGGCCATCATGCTGGCGCTGCCGCTCTCGTTCCTGGGCGTGGCGCTGGCGCTGTGGCTCACGAAGGGGAACCTGAACGTGATGACGATGATCGGCATCGTCATGCTGATGGGGCTGGTGACCAAGAACGGCATCCTGCTGGTGGACTTCGTGAACCACGAGCGCGAGCGGGGGGTGCCGCGCACCGAGGCGGTGCTGACCTCGGCGCGGGTGCGCGTGCGGCCGATCATCATGACCACCATGGCGATGATCTTCGGCATGATCCCGCTGGCGCTGGCGCTGGGCGAGGGGAGCGAGCAGCGGGCGCCGATGGCCCACGCGGTGATCGGCGGGCTGATCACCTCCACGCTGCTCACGCTGTTCGTGGTGCCGGTGGTCTACACGCTGCTGGACGACGGGATCGCGTGGGTGCGCGCGAAGCTCGGCGGCCGCCGCCCCGCCGCGGTGCACGTCCCGGCGCGCCCCACCCCCGCCCCGAAGCGCGAGCCGGAGACGATCGCGGCGGACTGA
- a CDS encoding efflux RND transporter periplasmic adaptor subunit, translating to MQRSTSSHILRAASLAAMVAAAAACSRDADAAGGAPKGGPGGPGGPGGGRSVTLAPGDVASPRRAPMEDAIPVTGTLAPLERAELRARLEGDLVGVYVREGEPVRAGQLLARFESAEEAGQRVSAQADVAAARSEVSTAEWNLEQTRELHREGAVPERDVRQAEQAAAAARARLAAAQSRLRSSSMTVADTRVLAPASGVIERRLVNPGEHVNRGAAMFTLVQGNVLELAASVPERQALLVQPGQAVRFSAAGREFTGRVARVNPSVDPASRAVRVYVQVPNPDGSLRAGTFATGRIVARMVDDALVVPVAALREGREGARPFVYRIENEKVEIAEVTPGLRDEGAGLVQIVDGLAEGDRIVVGNVGLLGRGMQVRMAAPGRGRGGRGGPGGPGAPGGGQRGGGEGGGRAPGQGGPGGQGR from the coding sequence GTGCAGCGCAGCACTTCTTCGCATATCCTCCGGGCGGCCTCGCTCGCGGCGATGGTCGCCGCGGCGGCCGCCTGCTCGCGCGACGCCGACGCCGCCGGGGGCGCGCCCAAGGGCGGACCCGGCGGGCCCGGGGGCCCCGGCGGCGGCCGCAGCGTGACGCTGGCGCCCGGCGACGTGGCCTCCCCGCGGCGCGCGCCGATGGAAGACGCCATCCCCGTCACCGGGACGCTGGCCCCCCTGGAGCGCGCCGAGCTGCGCGCCCGCCTGGAGGGCGACCTGGTGGGCGTCTACGTCCGCGAGGGCGAGCCGGTGCGCGCCGGGCAGCTCCTGGCGCGCTTCGAGTCGGCCGAGGAGGCCGGGCAGCGGGTGAGCGCGCAGGCCGACGTGGCCGCCGCGCGCAGCGAGGTCTCCACCGCCGAGTGGAACCTGGAACAGACGCGCGAGCTGCACCGCGAGGGCGCCGTCCCCGAGCGCGACGTGCGCCAGGCCGAGCAGGCCGCGGCCGCCGCCCGCGCCCGGCTGGCCGCCGCGCAGAGCCGGCTGCGCTCCAGCTCCATGACCGTGGCCGACACCCGCGTGCTGGCGCCCGCCTCGGGCGTGATCGAGCGGCGGCTGGTGAACCCCGGCGAGCACGTGAACCGCGGCGCCGCCATGTTCACCCTGGTGCAGGGCAACGTGCTGGAGCTGGCGGCCTCGGTCCCCGAGCGGCAGGCGCTCCTGGTGCAGCCCGGGCAGGCGGTGCGCTTCTCCGCCGCCGGGCGCGAGTTCACCGGCCGGGTGGCGCGCGTGAACCCCTCGGTGGACCCGGCCTCGCGCGCGGTGCGCGTCTACGTGCAGGTGCCCAACCCCGACGGCAGCCTCCGCGCGGGGACCTTCGCCACGGGACGGATCGTGGCGAGGATGGTGGACGACGCGCTGGTGGTGCCCGTGGCCGCCCTGCGCGAGGGGCGCGAGGGGGCCAGGCCGTTCGTCTACCGGATCGAGAACGAGAAGGTCGAGATCGCCGAGGTGACGCCGGGGCTGCGCGACGAGGGCGCCGGGCTGGTGCAGATCGTGGACGGCCTGGCCGAGGGCGACCGCATCGTGGTGGGCAACGTGGGGCTGCTGGGGCGGGGGATGCAGGTGCGCATGGCGGCGCCGGGGCGCGGCCGCGGCGGCAGGGGCGGACCGGGTGGACCGGGCGCCCCCGGCGGCGGGCAGCGCGGGGGCGGCGAGGGCGGAGGGCGCGCGCCGGGCCAGGGCGGCCCGGGCGGGCAGGGCAGATAA
- a CDS encoding TolC family protein, with amino-acid sequence MHKRLFSLLLLALALPAGAAPLFAQAPDTLALSAGDAVRRALEAGDEVALAEGRRDAAGAQIGVARASGLPQLRMAGNFSHVYENARAQAVGQIFNQPNTYNVNLNLNVPLFQGGRISAGLRGARGLRGAAEADVEDTRAEVTVSVLRAYLAALLADRLVAIQESNLQQAEARLVQVQQLEAAGRAARYDVLRARVERTNLEPAAIQARSDRDLALLELRRLLNLPAEQPLRLVSAVNSEEVRALAAGVESMAAAADSAALEELPFVRAARLRADASRASVSVARADYLPTVSVFFQGGYQAFPVETRLPLERGQLVTVDCPPDTPAGRTCTQQNGGWFSDRLMGVQVSWPVFDGLRARSNVALARANWNVAQLQARQARETAAAEARRARAGLERARALFEASRQNATEAEEAFRLASLRYQRGLGTQLEVSDAQLALLTARTNEAQATHQLYLAVAELSRALGRPVPLPAGTAPAGPTSR; translated from the coding sequence ATGCACAAGCGGTTGTTCTCGCTTCTCCTTCTCGCCCTCGCGCTCCCCGCCGGGGCGGCGCCGCTCTTCGCGCAGGCGCCCGACACCCTGGCCCTCTCCGCCGGCGACGCCGTGCGCCGCGCCCTGGAGGCCGGCGACGAGGTGGCCCTGGCCGAGGGGCGCCGCGACGCCGCCGGCGCCCAGATCGGGGTGGCGCGCGCCTCGGGGCTGCCGCAGCTGCGCATGGCGGGCAACTTCAGCCACGTCTACGAGAACGCGCGCGCGCAGGCCGTGGGGCAGATCTTCAACCAGCCCAACACCTACAACGTCAACCTGAACCTCAACGTCCCCCTCTTCCAGGGCGGGCGGATCAGCGCGGGGCTGCGCGGCGCGCGGGGCTTGCGCGGCGCCGCCGAGGCCGACGTGGAGGACACGCGCGCCGAGGTCACCGTGAGCGTGCTGCGCGCCTACCTGGCCGCGCTCCTCGCCGACCGGCTGGTGGCGATCCAGGAGAGCAACCTGCAGCAGGCCGAGGCGCGCCTGGTGCAGGTCCAGCAGCTGGAGGCCGCCGGCCGCGCCGCGCGCTACGACGTGCTGCGCGCCCGGGTGGAGCGCACCAACCTGGAGCCCGCCGCCATCCAGGCCCGGAGCGACCGCGACCTGGCGCTCCTGGAGCTGCGCCGGCTGCTGAACCTCCCCGCCGAGCAGCCGCTCCGGCTCGTTTCCGCGGTGAACTCGGAGGAGGTGCGCGCACTGGCCGCGGGCGTGGAGTCGATGGCCGCCGCGGCCGACTCCGCCGCGCTGGAGGAGCTGCCCTTCGTGCGCGCCGCCCGGCTGCGCGCCGACGCCAGCCGCGCGTCGGTGAGCGTGGCGCGGGCGGACTACCTCCCCACCGTCTCGGTCTTCTTCCAGGGCGGCTACCAGGCGTTCCCGGTGGAGACGCGCCTCCCGCTGGAGCGCGGGCAGCTGGTGACGGTCGACTGCCCGCCCGACACCCCCGCCGGGCGCACCTGCACCCAGCAGAACGGCGGCTGGTTCAGCGACCGGCTGATGGGCGTGCAGGTGAGCTGGCCGGTGTTCGACGGCCTGCGGGCGCGCTCGAACGTGGCGCTGGCGCGGGCCAACTGGAACGTGGCCCAGCTGCAGGCCCGGCAGGCGCGCGAGACCGCCGCCGCCGAGGCCCGCCGCGCCCGCGCCGGGCTGGAGCGCGCCCGCGCGCTCTTCGAGGCCAGCCGGCAGAACGCCACCGAGGCCGAGGAGGCGTTCCGCCTGGCATCCCTGCGCTACCAGCGGGGGCTGGGGACGCAGCTCGAGGTCTCCGACGCGCAGCTGGCGCTGCTCACCGCGCGCACCAACGAGGCGCAGGCCACCCACCAGCTGTACCTGGCGGTGGCCGAGCTCTCCCGCGCGCTGGGACGCCCCGTCCCGCTCCCCGCCGGCACGGCGCCGGCGGGCCCCACTTCCCGATAG
- a CDS encoding DUF5615 family PIN-like protein has translation MAARGVVLLFDENVPRRLARALREELGESAYHVRDVLPPGAPDEAVFRYAGERGWCVLGSDRKVLRTPHERAVIGDLGVGAFFLNDTVQGFCTIVRTVVRHWPELKRLAVQEPRPFLYLVKEKSVTRMRRRHLGSP, from the coding sequence GTGGCTGCGCGCGGCGTAGTCCTCCTCTTCGACGAGAACGTCCCGCGCCGCCTGGCCCGCGCCTTACGCGAGGAGCTGGGCGAGAGCGCGTACCACGTGCGCGACGTCCTCCCTCCCGGCGCGCCGGACGAAGCCGTGTTCCGCTACGCCGGCGAGCGCGGGTGGTGCGTGCTGGGCTCGGACCGCAAGGTGCTGCGGACGCCGCACGAGCGCGCCGTCATCGGCGACCTGGGGGTCGGCGCGTTCTTCCTGAACGACACGGTCCAGGGCTTCTGCACCATCGTCCGCACGGTCGTCCGCCACTGGCCGGAGCTGAAGCGGCTGGCCGTGCAGGAGCCCAGGCCTTTCCTGTACCTGGTCAAGGAAAAGTCCGTCACGCGCATGCGGCGGCGCCACCTCGGGTCGCCGTAG
- a CDS encoding site-2 protease family protein — MQANVRLLTVRGIPIGVHWSWLIVFGLVTWSLAADYGAAGFPQLGPGARWLLALVTAALFFTSVVLHELGHAVVAQRNGVPVRSITLFVFGGVAAIGREPPSAGAEFRIAAAGPAVSFALAALFAGLHLLARPWAPLAALGFLLAWINLSLAVFNLVPGYPLDGGRILRSIIWKVTGDPHRATRASAFLGQLVAFAMMGMGLWRVVRGDLNGAWLVFLGWFLQNAAASSVAQSALHQELRGVTVGQLMSPRVPIVAPGTTLRALVEERILRQGERRFLVDGAGRVYGLLTLRDVTRVPQAEWPSVTVEQVMVPWERVLAVVPNTGLWEALEMMETAGVGQVPVVAEGRVIGMLTREDVLRHIRLRAELGLRGRPRPRPGPAPEEPRGPII, encoded by the coding sequence ATGCAGGCGAACGTGCGCCTCCTCACCGTGCGCGGGATCCCGATCGGCGTGCACTGGAGCTGGCTGATCGTCTTCGGGCTGGTGACCTGGTCGCTCGCGGCCGACTACGGGGCCGCCGGCTTCCCCCAGCTCGGGCCCGGGGCGCGCTGGCTGCTGGCGCTCGTCACCGCGGCGCTCTTCTTCACCTCGGTGGTGCTGCACGAGCTGGGACACGCGGTGGTGGCGCAGCGCAACGGCGTGCCGGTGCGCTCCATCACGCTCTTCGTCTTCGGCGGGGTGGCGGCCATCGGGCGCGAGCCGCCGAGCGCGGGGGCGGAGTTCCGCATCGCCGCCGCCGGGCCGGCGGTGAGCTTCGCGCTCGCGGCGCTCTTCGCCGGGCTCCACCTGCTCGCGCGGCCCTGGGCGCCGCTGGCCGCGCTCGGCTTCCTGCTGGCGTGGATCAACCTGTCGCTGGCGGTCTTCAACCTGGTCCCCGGATACCCGCTGGACGGCGGGCGCATCCTGCGCTCGATCATCTGGAAGGTGACGGGCGACCCGCACCGCGCCACCCGCGCGTCGGCGTTCCTGGGGCAGCTCGTGGCCTTCGCGATGATGGGCATGGGGCTGTGGAGGGTGGTGCGCGGCGACCTGAACGGGGCGTGGCTGGTCTTCCTCGGCTGGTTCCTCCAGAACGCGGCGGCCTCGAGCGTGGCGCAGTCGGCGCTGCACCAGGAGCTGCGCGGGGTGACGGTGGGGCAGCTCATGTCGCCGCGCGTGCCCATCGTGGCGCCGGGGACCACGCTGCGCGCGCTGGTGGAGGAGCGCATCCTGCGCCAGGGCGAGCGGCGCTTCCTGGTGGACGGCGCCGGGCGCGTCTACGGCCTGCTGACGCTCAGGGACGTCACGCGCGTGCCGCAGGCGGAATGGCCGAGCGTGACGGTGGAGCAGGTGATGGTCCCCTGGGAGCGCGTGCTGGCCGTGGTGCCCAACACCGGCCTGTGGGAGGCGCTGGAGATGATGGAGACGGCGGGCGTGGGCCAGGTCCCCGTGGTCGCCGAGGGGCGGGTGATCGGGATGCTCACCCGCGAGGACGTGCTGCGCCACATCCGCCTCCGCGCCGAGCTGGGGCTGCGCGGGCGGCCGCGCCCGCGGCCCGGCCCCGCGCCGGAAGAGCCGCGCGGCCCGATCATCTGA